From Scylla paramamosain isolate STU-SP2022 chromosome 18, ASM3559412v1, whole genome shotgun sequence, one genomic window encodes:
- the LOC135109104 gene encoding venom toxin OcyC11-like produces MGMLRAVLLAECSLVLVLLLPALPPAMAAVFREIVTDPDHPGTCLFRHKGIRVKSGHVWDLPNCMLASCDDDGEDMVISYYTCGSIGVPPNCNAFRDLSKPYPDCCEVSCKKLEQPSLPRLERSARHA; encoded by the exons ATGGGGATGCTGCGTGCTGTACTGCTGGCCGAGTGTTcattggtgctggtgctgctgctgccggcCCTTCCCCCCGCCATGGCTGCTGTGTTCAGGGAAATCGTCACTGATCCAG ACCATCCAGGGACGTGCCTCTTCAGACACAAGGGGATCAGAGTGAAAAGCGGCCACGTATGGGACCTCCCCAACTGCATGCTCGCCTCCTGTGACGATGATGGAGAAGACATGGTCATTTCATATTACAC GTGCGGGAGCATAGGTGTGCCGCCCAATTGCAATGCCTTTCGAGACCTGTCCAAGCCTTACCCGGACTGCTGCGAAGTGTCCTGCAAGAAACTCGAGCAACCGTCGTTGCCGAGACTTGAGCGCAGTGCCCGCCATGCCTGA
- the LOC135109105 gene encoding venom toxin OcyC11-like, which produces MLRAVLLAECALVLVLLLPAVPPARAALGWGNATDPDHPGTCLLRREGIRLKNGQEWYFPNCMVASCYRHRNDMMVQYISCGKIGVPPSCTLIRDLSKPYPGCCGEVSCPKPKQPLLARFDRSARHD; this is translated from the exons ATGCTGCGTGCTGTACTGCTTGCCGAGTGTGCcttggtgctggtgctgctgctgccggcCGTTCCCCCCGCCAGGGCTGCTTTGGGCTGGGGAAACGCCACTGATCCCG ACCATCCAGGGACGTGCCTCCTCAGACGTGAGGGGATCAGACTGAAAAACGGGCAAGAGTGGTACTTCCCTAACTGCATGGTCGCCTCCTGTTACCGTCATAGAAATGACATGATGGTTCAATATATCTC GTGCGGGAAGATAGGTGTGCCTCCGTCCTGTACTCTCATTCGAGACCTGTCCAAGCCTTACCCGGGCTGCTGCGGTGAAGTGTCCTGCCCGAAACCCAAACAACCCTTGTTGGCCAGATTTGACCGCAGTGCCCGCCATGACTGA
- the LOC135109108 gene encoding venom toxin OcyC11-like, with amino-acid sequence MLRAVLLAECALVLVLLLPAVPPARAALAWGNATDPDHPGTCLLRREGIRLKNGQEWYFPDCMVVSCYRDGNDMMIRYISCGKIGVPPSCTLIRDLSKPYPGCCGEVSCPKPKQPLLARFDRSARHD; translated from the exons ATGCTGCGTGCTGTACTGCTTGCCGAGTGTGCcttggtgctggtgctgctgctgccggcCGTTCCCCCCGCCAGGGCTGCTTTGGCCTGGGGAAACGCCACTGATCCCG ACCATCCAGGGACGTGCCTCCTCAGACGTGAGGGGATCAGACTGAAAAACGGGCAAGAGTGGTACTTCCCTGACTGCATGGTCGTCTCCTGTTACCGTGATGGAAATGACATGATGATTAGATATATCTC GTGCGGGAAGATAGGTGTGCCTCCGTCCTGTACTCTCATTCGAGACCTGTCCAAGCCTTACCCGGGCTGCTGCGGCGAAGTGTCCTGCCCGAAACCCAAACAACCCTTGTTGGCCAGATTTGACCGCAGTGCCCGCCATGACTGA